The genomic window TCATTAGTAGGAAACCCAGGACCAGTTCTGTAATATAAGGACTTGCCACTATCAGATTgctaaaaataaaaacacaagcACGCAATAAGCAATCATTTCAGAGTTGAAGAAGTTGTTCAAGGATTTTAAACTACAGAAAGGTGCTATCAACTTTGGGAAACAAATCTAGAAAGTCTTGAAGGCAATTGTTATGGCTCAAATTCCAGTGAAAAAAAAGCTGTACAAGACTAGAAAGGGATGGAAAATCACAATAAGACAAGAGATGAAAGTAAGTTAGAACTTAAGCCAGAAGCTAGCTCCCTATTGCACAAGTTAGGCATCGTAAATCCCCTCGGCAAATTGATTCTCCGGGTAAAAAACAGCCACAACTTGATTTCCACCAAATCTCCTTCCATTAAGTCCAGCTCGGGCTTTACTTGACCCTTCAACGTCGTTGTACTCCATGAAAACCTACAGGAGAAAAGTGTTATTTAACAATACAAAGTAACGGACAATATTTTATAGACCTTACATTGAAACTAACCTTTCCAAGTCCTGGAGATGGTTCACCGTTAGGTTGTGGACGCGGGATGACGATATTCATCAATGTACCTGCAATTGCAAAACACatgagttagaataaattaaataTCACCAACGGAAAGGAATTTCAGAAGCTCGGAAAGTGTTAACTAGTGGTTAATTGGGGCGTGAAATTGAATATTGCCAAAGGCTacgaaacacaaaaaaagaaaaacaactgcAACCACGAATGGACAAAAGCTCGTATATAAGAACCAAAAAAACATCAACGTACCAAATTTTCCACCTTCTACCCTCATATCTTCCAGAatatcttcatattcttcatcatctttaagCTCATCTGCAGTAACCACCTCTGTCAGGCATACGACCTTGGTAGGAGGAAGGCCACCTCCATTACCACCACCTAGACCACCTCCAGTTTGGAACAACTGCCTCTgccaaagaaaacaagaaaactcatcagtaaagaaacaagaaaaaatatcagtagcaaatatttatttatttattatatatacTGGAAACTAACAAAAATATAAAGTGTGTTCCCCTAACCTGCAATGCGACCTGTAGTTGTGCCTGTATTAATACGTTTTCCTGCTCAGGTTTTGGCTGAGTGGTGCCCAGGTTCGCTCGTCTAACAGTAAGAGTTTTATCACCCATCTTAATACCATTTAGAGCAGCACAAGCAATATCTGTAACTGAGAGATCCTGGTAAACGCAGAAGGCGTATCCTTTAGAGTTCCCTGTTTCCCTGTCCTTCACCAGATCGAAACCACGAAGGGGACCAAAAGATTCAAGCAACTCTCTAATCTGTGCTTCTGTGAAGTAATATGGGAGTCCACCAACAAATATGCGGTCGGGACCTTCAAGTCCTCCAGCAGAGCCTGGTGTCAGCCCAACCGCAGCCAGGTTAAGATTAGGATTAGGCTGGCTTGGGCCCAGTGCGGCAGCAAGCGAAGGGTTGTAATCAGTAGGCCTCCTCACCTTCACTGGCCcaccctatatatatatatatataaacgaaGATTAATTCACAAACATCAGTACAAGTCAAGAAGTTGAATGATTGTTAACCCAGAAATAATAACCTACAGATGTTTTGATATTTTGGCTCTTAAATGACATCAATCAATATACTTAACCTTAAACAGCTTGTGATTCTAGGCAAGAAGGTAATGAATGTAACAACAGGGGAGAAATGATTTTCATAAACCTAATAATATACCTCAAAAATGATCCCGTCCAAAGCCATCGCATTACTAGCTTCCTCAACCGATCTCATCTCAACAAAAGCGAACTTCTTGTCATGGTTTATATACACATTGACAACAGAATCCCCTGGTCGAAAGATAATGTATATATCAATATCCTAATGCaataaataataacaataatttttaaaaaaaataaataaaataaataaaccacTGAATAGACGTTTATAAACGTGAGCACACATCTACAGACCTGGGCCAGCAGTGTTTCCCCCAATTGCAGACATAACTTGACTGAAAAAAGTAGCAACAGACTGCAGCAGaatcatgaaaataaaaattgtCAGGAGAAGTTGAACACTGGATCGATCAGAATGTTATGAAACTGAAGCAGAAGATACCACAATAATCACCATACaacatataaataaaatatgagcTATTATATGAAGCAGAAGAGTAGTAAATTATTTGCCACAACCAGTTTCAGTCAG from Papaver somniferum cultivar HN1 unplaced genomic scaffold, ASM357369v1 unplaced-scaffold_118, whole genome shotgun sequence includes these protein-coding regions:
- the LOC113330416 gene encoding splicing factor U2af large subunit A-like isoform X4 translates to MLPNMLALTPGQPFTTLPMMPVQAMTQQATRHARRVYVGGLSPTANEQSVATFFSQVMSAIGGNTAGPGDSVVNVYINHDKKFAFVEMRSVEEASNAMALDGIIFEGGPVKVRRPTDYNPSLAAALGPSQPNPNLNLAAVGLTPGSAGGLEGPDRIFVGGLPYYFTEAQIRELLESFGPLRGFDLVKDRETGNSKGYAFCVYQDLSVTDIACAALNGIKMGDKTLTVRRANLGTTQPKPEQENVLIQAQLQVALQRQLFQTGGGLGGGNGGGLPPTKVVCLTEVVTADELKDDEEYEDILEDMRVEGGKFGTLMNIVIPRPQPNGEPSPGLGKVFMEYNDVEGSSKARAGLNGRRFGGNQVVAVFYPENQFAEGIYDA
- the LOC113330416 gene encoding splicing factor U2af large subunit A-like isoform X1 — encoded protein: MPENGKKYADVGDDYEDSSPSQRRGGSPNDHTDSKSQHVSRGSSKSRERERENGREKERERDRGGDREKEREREKDRSSRRHRDRHEDRGGDRRERDRGGRDDVDDYHRSRSREFERHRDYDREREGRRHKHRSRSLSRERSSHRSQSRSRSRSKSKRISGFDMAPPSTTMLAAGVAAAAAAAGQISAATSIPGMLPNMLALTPGQPFTTLPMMPVQAMTQQATRHARRVYVGGLSPTANEQSVATFFSQVMSAIGGNTAGPGDSVVNVYINHDKKFAFVEMRSVEEASNAMALDGIIFEGGPVKVRRPTDYNPSLAAALGPSQPNPNLNLAAVGLTPGSAGGLEGPDRIFVGGLPYYFTEAQIRELLESFGPLRGFDLVKDRETGNSKGYAFCVYQDLSVTDIACAALNGIKMGDKTLTVRRANLGTTQPKPEQENVLIQAQLQVALQRQLFQTGGGLGGGNGGGLPPTKVVCLTEVVTADELKDDEEYEDILEDMRVEGGKFGTLMNIVIPRPQPNGEPSPGLGKVFMEYNDVEGSSKARAGLNGRRFGGNQVVAVFYPENQFAEGIYDA
- the LOC113330416 gene encoding splicing factor U2af large subunit B-like isoform X2, with the translated sequence MPENGKKYADVGDDYEDSSPSQRRGGSPNDHTDSKSQHVSRGSSKSRERERENGREKERERDRGGDREKEREREKDRSSRRHRDRHEDRGGDRRERDRGGRDDVDDYHRSRSREFERHRDYDREREGRRHKHRSRSLSRERSSHRSQSRSRSRSKSKRISGFDMAPPSTTMLAAGVAAAAAAAGQISAATSIPGMLPNMLALTPGQATRHARRVYVGGLSPTANEQSVATFFSQVMSAIGGNTAGPGDSVVNVYINHDKKFAFVEMRSVEEASNAMALDGIIFEGGPVKVRRPTDYNPSLAAALGPSQPNPNLNLAAVGLTPGSAGGLEGPDRIFVGGLPYYFTEAQIRELLESFGPLRGFDLVKDRETGNSKGYAFCVYQDLSVTDIACAALNGIKMGDKTLTVRRANLGTTQPKPEQENVLIQAQLQVALQRQLFQTGGGLGGGNGGGLPPTKVVCLTEVVTADELKDDEEYEDILEDMRVEGGKFGTLMNIVIPRPQPNGEPSPGLGKVFMEYNDVEGSSKARAGLNGRRFGGNQVVAVFYPENQFAEGIYDA
- the LOC113330416 gene encoding splicing factor U2af large subunit A-like isoform X3, whose amino-acid sequence is MAPPSTTMLAAGVAAAAAAAGQISAATSIPGMLPNMLALTPGQPFTTLPMMPVQAMTQQATRHARRVYVGGLSPTANEQSVATFFSQVMSAIGGNTAGPGDSVVNVYINHDKKFAFVEMRSVEEASNAMALDGIIFEGGPVKVRRPTDYNPSLAAALGPSQPNPNLNLAAVGLTPGSAGGLEGPDRIFVGGLPYYFTEAQIRELLESFGPLRGFDLVKDRETGNSKGYAFCVYQDLSVTDIACAALNGIKMGDKTLTVRRANLGTTQPKPEQENVLIQAQLQVALQRQLFQTGGGLGGGNGGGLPPTKVVCLTEVVTADELKDDEEYEDILEDMRVEGGKFGTLMNIVIPRPQPNGEPSPGLGKVFMEYNDVEGSSKARAGLNGRRFGGNQVVAVFYPENQFAEGIYDA
- the LOC113330416 gene encoding splicing factor U2af large subunit A-like isoform X5, whose amino-acid sequence is MLPNMLALTPGQATRHARRVYVGGLSPTANEQSVATFFSQVMSAIGGNTAGPGDSVVNVYINHDKKFAFVEMRSVEEASNAMALDGIIFEGGPVKVRRPTDYNPSLAAALGPSQPNPNLNLAAVGLTPGSAGGLEGPDRIFVGGLPYYFTEAQIRELLESFGPLRGFDLVKDRETGNSKGYAFCVYQDLSVTDIACAALNGIKMGDKTLTVRRANLGTTQPKPEQENVLIQAQLQVALQRQLFQTGGGLGGGNGGGLPPTKVVCLTEVVTADELKDDEEYEDILEDMRVEGGKFGTLMNIVIPRPQPNGEPSPGLGKVFMEYNDVEGSSKARAGLNGRRFGGNQVVAVFYPENQFAEGIYDA